The DNA sequence AGACTCTCCAACGCGCGATCATTCTGCCCCATCGAGGCAAAGATCTCCGCGCGCTCCGACAGAAACTCCGCGCGCCGAGCGGTGTTTCCGCCCACCATCCGCAAGAGCGCGTCGTACTGCGCCAGCGCCTCTTCCCACTGCCGGTACTGCAAAAGTAGCGACGCGAAATCGCGACGCACGTACTCATCCCCGGGCGTCAGCGCGATCCGCCGTTTGTAGAACTCAATGCCTCGCTCAAAGTCGCGCTGAGCAAATGAGAGTTCCGCCAGGTTCTGCAGAATCTCACCACGGCGCTGACGGTTCTTCTCCAGCTCCAGCGCTCGCTCAAAGTCGGTGAGGGCGCCATCGCGCTGCCCCATCATCAGACGCACCTGCCCCCGGCTCAACCAGGCATTCGACGCCTGTGGCCCGAGCTCGACCGCGCGCTCGTACATCGCCAGCGCATCTTCAAAGTCCCCCCGGGCGCGCAGCAAGTGCCCCAGCACCAGGTGCAGATTTAGCGACTCCGGCCGCGCCTCCACACGACGGCGGTAGTGGTCAATCAGGTGATTTAGCCCCTGCCCCCGTCCCACATGAAAGAGCAAACTCTGGAGATGGCGCTCCTCGGCCGGGTTCGACTCCACCAGCTCCATGTAGCGCTCGACAATGCGCTGCTGGCGCTCATCGCCGCTGGTCACCTCGAAGTCCTGAGCCTGCGCCAGCGACGGCAGGCCACCGCTCAACGCCAGCGCTCCGGCCGTCACCGCGCACATCCCGACGCGCTTCCACCACCAACCACTCTTCATGCCTGTCTTCCCCTGCTTCCAAAGCTCAACCATCACCTGCCTCCTCGGAGCCAACTTCGCCGCGACGCCCCACCATTCCTCAGGCCCGCTCAGCCCCACCGCCCGCCTGCCTCAACGCCACGACAAAGCGATGCTCTCGCAGGTAGGTTACGACCTCTTCGCCCACATCACGAAGGCGCTTCGTCAGAAAATACCCCCGTGCCAACGTCTCCCGGCGCTCGTCGGTGAGCACCACATCCAGGCGCCCCGGACGCAGGACGCCGCCGGGCACTAGCTCCACCCCTTTCACCTCCACCAGGGGCACACCGGCGCCCTGAGTCGACGCCATCAAACTCACCTCGACCCGCAACTCTCGGCCGGGCCCGTCGACCACCCAGCGCTCCCGGCGAAGCGCTCCCACCAGCCCGACCAGCCCCCCGACCAGCAGCGCCACCGCCGCCAGCGCTCCCCAGAAGAGCCCCGGCACCGGCTCCGCCTCGCGATAGCGCCCGATGTAATCGGGTAAAAGCACCACCCCCAGCGCCCCCAGCGCCAGGGGCATCGTCACCAGGGCGCGCCAGGCTCCGGCCCGCGCCCGCCCCCCGGCGCTCCGCTCGATCACCAGTGCCCCCCGGCTCTCTTTGACCGTCACAACCTCTGACATCTCGCTCCTTATCACCTCATCTTTACAGATCAGGCACATGTCCAGACTTAATCATCACCACAAATAGGTGTATGACTGGCGGGAATCTCGCCGGTCCTCTCCAGGGTTGGCCCGACGACGCAACCGATGCCCTCAACCTCTCACCTTTGCCCCGCACGCCCCACCTTATGGTCGTAAGCTTACGCCGAAAACAAGCCAACGTCTTGCCCTATCGGGTTGCCCTCTGGAGTCTGGTGGCGTTGATCGCCGCGGTCCTGGTGCTGCATCGCAACCCGATCGCCGTCGACGCCGACGAGCAACTCTCCGCCGGGGTGGAGGTCACCCGCGAAGCCCGCGCCGATGTGCTGGTGGTACTGGACTATGAGGTCATCCGTCAAAGCGGCCCCTCCTTCAGCGAGCGCGACTTCAGCGCGGCCTGGATCAATCTTGTCGAACAGGAGTTCGGCCCGGTCGCCATCGCCACCCCTCAAACCCTGGCGGCCAGCACCCTCGACGAATCCCGGGTAATCATCCTGACCTCCAGCGTCACCGCTGACCTCCCCTCGAGCACGCTGGAGGCCGTCCGCCGCCGGGCCCGCGAGGGCAGCCTGGTCATTGTGGAACGTCCCCGGGGTGAGCTCCGCGCGCAATTCTCGGCCAACGGCCGCGCCGGAGTCCGCCGCGCACAGCGCCTGACCCACGCCGACGGCCTCAGTGATCCCTTCCTTTCACAGCTGCGACAGACGCCGATGGCCACCGACTTCATCGGCTCCACCTCACCGCGGGAGGGCGCCTCAACCCTGCTCTCGATCGACGGTGCGCCGGTGATCTACGCCCTCCCGGTGGGCCAGGGGCACGTCATCACCGTCGACTTCGACCTGGGCGAACAACTCGTCTCGCTGCAACAGGGCCGCCCCGACGAGAACTACCGCCTGCGCGGAGATCACGGTCAACGCCCTCCCCGCACCTCAGATCTCGTCGCCGATGAGAAACTCCCCGGCGCCGAGGTTCCCTACGCCGACCTGCTGGAGCGCTACATCGCTCACGGCGTCATCGCCCGATACGCCCCACTGCCCGCCTTCTGGGCCTACCCCGGTGACGCGCTCGGCGCGGTCGTCTTCCTCCACGAAGACGCTCGCCTGGGCGACGGCGGCGCCTGGATGCTCGACTACGAGAACAGCCAGCGCGCCAACAGCACCCTGCTCTCCTCCATCGACTCCGGCCTGACCAAAGAGGGCGCCGAGTCGATTCACAAGCGCGGCGGTGAAGTCGGCCTGCTCTGGCGCTATCCGCACCCGCACACCGCCACCTACGCACCCGATGGCTTCGGGGCCTTCCAACCGCTGAAGCGCCCACTCACCATCGAAGAACAACTTAACCAGATGCGGGACCTCCTCCCGATCAATTACATCCGCACCACGCGCTCCATCGACGGCACCTGGGCCCCCACCTGGAGCGCGCCCCTGGCCGCCCTGGCCGAGGCCAACATCCGCATCGACGCCAGCTACGCGGTCCCCGGTCACAGCGGGTTCGCGTTTGGCACCGGACTCCCCTTTTTGGCGCTGAGCGACGAAGGCATCCCCCTGGGTCTTCGAGAACTCCCGATCATCGTGCCGCCCCATCGCCTGCAGGGCCCCGACTTCGCCACCCTCCTGGAAACCAGCGCCGGCGGTCACCATCAGACCATCACCGTCGCCATCGACCCCGGCGCCTTTGCCGACTATCCCAACGTCGATGACTTCGAAGAGTGGCTCTCGATGTTCGAGTCCATCGAGTCCCATCAGCACACCGTGATGAACGCACTGCGACTCGACGCCTTCCAACGCTCGCGACGAGCGGGCTCGATTCGCAGCCGCCTCCTCCGCAACACCGAGCTCCCGGCCCACACCCGGGAGTCGGCCGACCGCGCGCGAACCGGCACGATCATGCGCCTGACCATCGAAGCCAAAGAGCGCAACATGAGCGTCGTGATCCCGGCCACCATTGGCGATCGCTCCTTCCTCGGCGCCCGCAGTGGCACCCGCCGCGTCGGCGGCGAACTGATGTCCAGCGAGGTCGAGACCTTCGAAGCCTCCCTCATCGGCCTGCAATTGCGGCGAGTGCCGCTCTCGCAGGGCTTCAACAACTTTGAGTTCTACTACGACTGATACCTATGGTTCGACGACGCACAGTGTTGGGGGCTCTCAAATGGGACCTGGGCGCGCTACTCCTGCTCGGCCTGCTTACCCTGCTATGGAGCAGCCTCAACGAACCCACTCTGCAACCGGCGGAGTCCCCGCAGACCAATGGCTCGCGTCCCCCGGATCGCACCGAAGGCGACGTGCTCTTGCTTCTGCCGGCAACGCCCGCCGCCCAGGCTGCCGAGCTGCGCGCGCTGGATTGCAGCTACGGGTGGTTCAACGCCCTGTGGCACCACTACGGCGCCTTTGCCACAGCACAGAGCGACAACCTCTCCCCGCAAATTCTGGCCGGCCGCAGCGTGGTCATCGTCCCGGAACGCGTCGCGCTCAGCCTCCCACGTGCCGCGATGAGCGCGCTCGAAGACTTCGCTCGCCGCGGCGGGCAGCTCGTCGTTGAGCTTCCCCGCGAGGGCTGGGAACCGCTGACCGGCATCTCCACCACCGGCGCCGTCGGCCAGGCCCGACGTATCACCTCCGCCGATGGCCTCGGAGTTCATGGCCCTCTCCGCGAACATCTGGTCGACACGCCCCTCACCGGGCCCCTTCTCCCCACCGCGGCGCTCCTGCCGCGCCCGGCCGGACCGGTGATTCTCGAAGTCGAAGAGCAACCCGGCCTGCTGGTCCAGCCCCTGGGACAGGGGCGAGTCTACACCATCCTCTTTGACTACGCCTGCTCTCTCACCGCGCTGCATCAGGGCAAGCCCGCCCGTCACATGGAATTTGGCCCCCCCGGCAGCCCCCGATGGCAGCCCACCGAGAACCGCGTCGCCCACGAGCGCATGCTTACCAGCCATGTGCCCTACGCCGATCTGCTCAAGCGGGCCCTCTTTGACCGCTTCTCCGAACACCGCCCCATGCCCAGACTCTGGCCCTTCCCCGGGCGCCATATGGGCGCGGTCATGAACACGCACCCCAGCTCCGAGTCCACCCGCGCAGCCCTCGGCTACGCCGACTGGGCCCGTAAAAACGAGGGCGCCTCGACTATCTTCGTGGCCGCCGATCGTTTCACCCCGTCCCAGGCTGCCATGGCCGATCAGGTCGGCGCGCAGGTCGGTCTGCTCTGGGTCCTCGGCCAGGACCGTCCCCCCCTGACCAAGGCCCGGGGCCTGGGCGCGATGCAACCCTGGGCCGAAGAACTCAATCTGGCCGAACAACTCACCAAACTCGAAGCCAACCTGGGACAGGGGCGCCAGATCCGCCTGGTTCAAACCGAAGAGGGTCTCTGGGAGGGCGACTGGGACGCCACCTTCCGCCGTCTCTCGGCCGCCGGCCTGCGCGTCGACACCAGCTTCGGCCCCGGCGCCTCCGAACACTACGGGTACCTCTTCGGCACCGGCATGCCCTTCTACCCCATTGACAGCCGCGGGCTCCCCCTCCCGATTCTCGAGGCTCCCTATGTGCTCCGCGGTGCCAACATCAACCCGGCACGTCTCAAGCGCATGCTCGTCAACAGCCAGAACTACTTTCACCAGCCCCTGGCGATCAACGTCCCGGCCGACGCCATGGCCGAGACCCCCGCAGCCGGCATTCTTCTGGGATTTCGCGAGCTCCATGACCTGGCCCGCGCTCATGAGCACTGGGTCACATCCGTGGGCGATCTCATCGACTTTCTGGTCGCGCGTCGACAGTCCGTGCTCACCAGCCAGTGGTCCGCTGCCGAACAACGCCTGACCATCTCCGTCAATGTCCTCGGCGCCCGACTCCAATCCGCTCCCGAAGGAGCCATCGCCAGCGTCGCCTTCCCCCGAGACTTCGAAGGGCGCCCCATCCGCCGCGTGGTGCTCGATGACGAAGACGTCTCGCTAAGCCGCCTGGCCAACAGTGGTGCCGGCGATGAACGCGTCCTGGAAATGCCCCCGGGCCGCCACGTGATTGCGGTCTATTACGAGCCGCCGGCACCGGCGACCGACGAGGACCTCGATACCCTCCCCGCCGAGCGCGCCCCTTAAACCATCGGGGGCTCCGGCTCCTCGGGCGCCTCGGGAAGCACCGCCGAGGCGCCCCGCTGACGAAGGCGCGCCGCCTGGTCTCGCTGCTCAGCGGTCACATACACCGCCCCCCACCACAGCCACGCCAGGTACCCCAACGTCGTGTTGAGCACCCACCCCACCAGTAGCCCGCCTCCTACCCCGGCCGAGCCCTGAATCATTGCCGCGCTCGCCCCCAGGCCGCAGGCCATCACGCCGGCAAACAACACCGCCACGCCAAACCCGGTCAGAAGCACTCCCACATGGCGTCGAGCCATCGCCGCGGACTCGCCCCACGCGCTCAGCGGTCCGGCCTTGCCCACCGCCACCAGATAAGGCGCAAAGGCCAGAAAGTAGAGCGCCACCAGCCCCGGCAACACGCAGAGCGCCAGCCCCACGGCTACCACCGCCCCCACCATCACGTTGACCAGAAAGACCGGCCCCAGACGCCGCGTCATCTCGCGGAACACCCTCCCCAGGGAGCCCACCGCCGAGGGCCCCACCATCACCAGATCGCGCAGCACGTTCAACAGCGCGACCCTCAATGTGAGCACCACTGCCATCTCCAACCCGCTGAGCACCTGAAGCCATACCCCTCTTCCGCCTCCCGCGGCCAGCGCATCCGTGGCGCCATAGCTCCAGATCAACGCCACGCTCGCCGCGACAAACAAAAAGTCGATCGCGGCGATCGCCAGCCAGGGCACCAACACCGTTCCCCAGCCCATCCGAACCAGCCGGGAAAACACCTGCCCCAGCTCTTCGATCCCCGTGGGCGGACGTACCTCCAACTTCCCCGTCCTCTCTGCCATCGCCCTCCCCTTTGCGCCCGATGGACGCCCGCGATGCGACCTGCCTTGCGCCGCATCGACCTCAATGCTACATCCTGCTGTATTGCGACAGCGCCCGGAAGCATCCCTGACGGCCTGACGCCGGCCCCCGTAGCCCAACCGGTAGAGGCAGCGGACTTAAAATCCGTCCAGTCCGGGTTCGAATCCCGGTGGGGGCATCTACCTTCCACATCTCAAAGGTAATCGCCGCAGGCGTCTCCCCAACGCGCCTGACGGCGGCTCCTTTGTGCTGACGTCGGTCGTCCGCCGACTCGAGCCCATGGGGTGCTGCCTGACGAGCGTCGCTAAACGAGATGGGATGCCACCCTCCACCCACGGCCCCCAGCGGCACCCCGGCACGCGATCACCAGCACGCGCCTCCCCCATCCTCTCCCTTCGCTCTAACGCGCCACGTCATCCCGTCGCGCAAGATCAAATGAGCCCAGCGCCTCCCCGCTCTGCTGATCACGCACCTCGCCAGCGGGCGCCAGCGCCCCCTCCTCCATCTGCACACGCCAGAGGCGACCGGCGCCATAAAGCGTAAGCTCCCCCATGCTCAACTCGGCCCCGTAGGCCACCAGCGTCCCCTCCATCTCCACCGCTTCGTGCTCGCCATCGCGAAGCACCGCCACAACATCAAGCTCACTGGTCGCCAGGCAGGCCTGAGCCGCCGCCACCAACGTGCGCTCGCCACACAGCGCCTGACGCAAACTCCCCGACGATGCCCCCGTGGCAGACGCCGGCTCCATCGCCAACTCAAAGCTCACGGGCTCCCTCCCCTCATAGCGCACCCTCCCTTCCCAGGAGCCCACGACCACCGCGCTCATCTCCTCCGCGCCAAACTGATAACCGCTCTCGCTCCCATCCTCGCCACATCCCAGCGCCATGGGATTAAGCATCAAAAACCCTGCCAGCGCCCCGGCCGCCACAACATGGCGTAGTGGTGAATTCAACGTCATCGCCACTCCTGCGTACAACATCATCGATTCATTGAGCCTGGAATACACCCCGAAGTCTGCGCCAACGCCCCACCCCGACGCAAGCTTGCTCGCTTTGCTCCGACGCCTCGGTGCTTTTACTTGAAGATGGGCACGTCGTGACCATCCCAACGAGTCGTCTTATGCCTCGCTCTCTTCTTAAAATACTCGCACTCATCATCCCCCCCCTGGCCATCAGCCTGCCTCAGCTTGCGGCTCCCCCCGGACGCTCGGTGGGTGCGATCTCTGAGACCTTCTTCAGCAACGTGCTCATCATCCCCGCCGGCTACGCCTTCTCCATCTGGGGATTCATTTACGCGGGCATCCTCACCCTGGCGCTCCTCCAGGCCCTGCCGCGCTTTGCGGAGCGGGCGCGCTATCAGCGCGCACGCCTCCCGCTGATCGTTACGATGCTCTTCAACGCCGCCTGGCTCCTCTCCTGGCAATCGCTCCTCTTCGGGACATCGCTCCTGGTCATCGCCGCTCAACTTGCCAGCGCCATCTGGCTCTACCAGGCCTTCGCCACCCACCGGGGCCGACCCGACCCCGAGCTTCGCCAGGGCTGGTCCCTGGCGCGCCTCATCCGCTGGACCCTGGGGGCTTACGTCGCCTGGCTGACCATCGCCACTGTACTCAACGCCTCCGCTCTTCTGGTGAGCCTGGGCTGGGAGGGATGGGGCCTCGACGCCGTGACCTGGTCGGTGATCATGCTCGTGACCGCCGCCTTGATCGGCGCCGCCCTGCGACTGGGGCTTGACGAACCCCTCGTCGCGCTGGTGTTTATCTGGGCCTTTATCGCCGTGGTTCTGGCCCCGGGGCAGAACGCCAGCATTCAGATCGTCGCCGGCGCCCTGGCGGCGCTCTTCGCCCTCGTCGCGCCCTCCACGACCCGACGCTTTTTCGTCGGCCTGAGTCGCTCCGAGCGTAGACGCTCCGAAACCAGCGCCAGCCTTCCGACCATCCCCGAAACCTGAAACGAGCCGACGGATCTTGATCACCTATTACAATGACCACGTGAGGGTGCCCCTCCCCCCGCGGCACCGCTTCCCGATGGCCAAATACGGCATGCTTCATCGCCGGCTCCTCGAAGAAGGCATCCTCCGCCCTTCTCAACTCCTCCCTTCGCCAGCCCTCGAACGTGCGCAGCTGATTCAGGCGCACGCTCCAGACTACGTCGACGCCTTTCTCGAAGGGCGGCTGGACCGCCGCGCCCAACGCGCCATCGGACTGCCCTGGAGCCCGGCCCTTGTCGAACGCGTACGAACCTCCATGGGAGGCACCCTGCACGCCGCCCTTCACGCCATGGACACCTCCATCAGCGGCAACCTCGCCGGGGGCACCCATCACGCCCATCGCACTCACGGCGGCGGATTCTGCGTATTCAACGACCTGGCCATCGCGGCGTTGACGCTGCTCCACCAGGGCATCCTTCAGCGCGCCGCCATCGTCGACCTCGACGTCCATCATGGCGACGGCAGCGCCACCCTACTCGCCAGTACCCCTGAGATCTTTACGTTGAGCCTTCACGGGCAAAAGAACTACCCCTTTCATAAACCCCCCGGCGATCTGGATGTCGGCCTCCCCGACGGCTGCGATGACCTCACCTACCTCAACGCGCTCGAAGAAGCCCTGGACGCCGTCTGGAATCACGCCCCGGAGCTCATCCTCTACCAGGCCGGCGTCGATCCCCTGCAGGCCGACAGCCTCGGCCGCCTCGACCTCTCCCTGGACGGCCTTCGCCAACGCGACCTGATGGTGCTCGCCGGCGCGCACGCCCGCGGCATCCCTGTGGCGCTCACCCTGGGGGGCGGCTACGCGCATCCCATTGAATTGACCGTCGAGGCCTACGCCCAGACCTATCAGGTCGCTCGCCAGGTCTACGGCCGCTGATCCCTCAGCGCCGATAAGGGTGACCCAGCTCCCGGCCCAGGGCACTTAAAAAGTGCTCCATCACCTCGATGCGCTCTGCGGCGATCGTGCGGGCCGCCTCGGTATGCAGGAGCCCCGGCAACTTGAAGAGCTTGGCAAACACGTGATCCAGCGTGAACACACCGTCGTCGGGCTCGCGCTCCTGACAAAAAGGATCGCGCGGGTCAAAAGATAAGCGCCCCAGCGCCCCGCCCGTCTCCAGGGTCCGCATCAACCCCACCGCCCCGAGCGCATCCAGGCGGTCCGCGTCGCATACGATCTTCGCCTCCAACGACTCCGGCACATAACCCGCCGAATACGAGTGGCGCTGAATCGCCTCAAAGAGCAACGCGCGCTGCGCCGGACTCATGCGCTCTCCCACCCACGTCACCGCGGCCTCCGCCGACAGTGTCGACGCCCGCCGGCGCTCCGGATGATCCTTGGGAAGGTTCACCAGATCGTGCAGCCAGGCCCCGACCTCCACTACCTCCCGATCCCCTCCCTCCACCTCCCACAGCCTCAACGCCACGCGATGCACGCGCCGCAGATGCGCCACGTCATGGCCCGCGGTCGCGGCCATCGCCCCCTCGGCATGTGCGCAGGCAGCTTCACTCAACGACATCAGAACCGGTGCTTCTTGCTCGCTCATCCTCTTCTCCTTCTCTCCAGCGCTTCTCAGTCGCGTTCCCTCTCCCTCTTGCGGCGCAAGAGCCTACCGAATTAAGCCCCAACCGCCAGGCCTCCTCACCCTCTCCCCACAAAAAAGCGGCCCCTGTCGGGGCCGCCTTCGTCACCAAAAACCTGAGACACGCCTTCGCTCAGCTGAAGATGTCCAGGTCGTCTTCTTTGAGTTCAAAGCGACCGGCCAGAGGATGGTCCGCCAGCCCGGCGTGCCGGCGCAACGCCCGATGCACATGCTCCGGGCGCAGACGCACCCCCTCATACTCCAGCTCCAACGTAGTCGGGTTCACGTTAAAGGGACGCTGCTCCTCGTCGGTCGCCCCCAGCACCCGGTTGCCACGAATGCCCGGTCCCAGCGCCATCATCGACCCGATGGCCCAGTGATCCTTGCCCTGATCGGAGTTGTAATTCGGCGTACGCCCGAAGTCCGAGGCCATCACCACCACGATCTGGTCGCGCAGCCCCATCGTCTCGGCCTCTTCCAGAAGAAAGTCGACCGCATCGAGCACCAGCTGCAACTTCGGCAACTGAACCGTGTCGTTCTGAGCATGGCTGTCAAACCCGTTGAGCACCAGGTTCACGGCCACCGATAGCCCCGCCTTAAACGCGGCCAGCGCCACCATCGCCTGCGCCTTCATCTCGTTATCCCGCGGCAAACTCGTGGGCAGATGGTCCCGGATCCGACTCAGCTCCTTCGCGCCCATCCGCGCGGTAAAGAGCGAGCTGCGCGCCGCGCGCTCCGAGGGAAGGTGGCTATGGTCCTGGCCGGCGGCATGGCGGGCATCCACCGCTTGCTGAATCAATTCGGCCGCCCCCGGAGCATGGTAGGGCTTATGCGCAAACCCTTCTTTGTGATCCGGATCCGCCAACCCCTTAAGGTGACTGACATTGCTCACCCGCGTCAGCGGCAACAACGCCCCGGTTGCGTCATGACCGCCGTAGCTGAGGTAAGACAACGGAAGGTTCGGCGCGTGGGCCGCCGCCGCCAGCGCCGCAAAGGTGGGATACTCCGGATTCTCCAGACTCCCGGTCCATGCGTAACGCTCCCCGACCGCGTGCCCGGTCGTCGCCATGTCCACGCCGTTGATCACCAGCAGCTCGCTGGCGTACTTCTCGAAGAAGTACTGATTATTACCCACCGGCGCGTACTTAATCGGGCTGGAAGCGATGGTGCCAATCTCACCCTGGCCATACGCCGTGTTGATGCCGTTCACCCCTTTGGGATCGCAGAGATAGGTCGTATCCCACCCCCCGATGGCGTTGACCATCACGTAATACGGCCCCGGGTAATTCATCTCCTCGGCCCGGGCGATGCGCCCAAACGCCATCGGAGATACCACCGTCATGCCGGCCATGCCGGCGAGTTTGATAAAGTCACGTCGATTCATAGCAACCTCCTTAGAGGTAGAGGAACTCAAACGAGGACACCAGGTAGCTGATCACGCCGGACCACGCCCGCAGCGCGTAGGTCGGGTCGCGTTCCAGGCTATCGCCGCGACACCAGTCGCTGAGTCGCTCCGAGTAGTACGCTTCGCCAGCAGCCATCCCGGCCTGTCCGTCTTCCATCAGGTCGACGAAGAGCTGATAGGTGCGGTCAATCTCGGCGTGATCCGCCGGCAAGTCCTCACCCAGGATGCGCAAGTGCAGGTGCTGAATGTTCTCCCGGATACGCGCCTCGGCGGCACTGTTGCCGGGCAGGTCATCCAGCTCCACGTAGGGGAAGAGCAGACGCTGGCCGGCCGCGGTCTCAAACTCCCGGGGGACATTCTGGCAGGCCAGCTCGTTGGCCATCACCATCGACACCGCACCCATCACACCGCTGGGCGTGTCCAGCCGCTCGGTCAGGTTGTCGTAGTTAATGCCTCCGTACAGGTAGCGATACAGGTGGGGCGCGAAGGCCTCAAAGGGCCCCCACATCCACTCGCGGCCAAACACCGACGTAATGCGACGGGTCATCGCCTCGGGATGTAGAAGGCGTGGGCCACCAAATTCTTCCAGCTCCACGCTGCGCTCCGGTGTCAGCATCTGTGAATCGATGTCGACCGCCCGGAAGTAGGGGCTAAAGACCAACTCCCGAATGGCCACCCGGGCGCTCTCCCCATTGTCGCGCATCTGCGTGGCCACACGCTGAATAAACGCGTCCTGCACTCGGTACGCCTTGAGCCGGGCCTCGTAGTTGGGGGCGGCCGGGTCAGCAGGCTTGTCGAGCGGCGGTCGACGTAGCACCACTCGGTACATATGGCGCACCATCGTGTGGAAATAGCGGGGGTCTTCGGCCACACGCTGCCCCAGCCACCTTAACCCCTGCCAGACATCGTCATCGGCGATCTCCTCGCCGTTAAACCCGGCCGGGAACATCCCATCGAAGCGATTATCGCGGACCGGCAGGTAGTGACCGTAGTTGTTGTAGGTGCGGTATAGCTGAGCCACCGGATCCATCGGCACGTGACACACCGCGCAATCCGCGGCGTTGCGGGTCGGATTCTCAATGTCTGCCACTGCCGTCGGATCGGTCGCCTCCGTCATCAGGTTGTTGATGTCCACCCCGAGAAAGAGCAGGTAGAAATAGGACGAACGCTTGCGGTTGAGGTTCGTGTTCGTCGACGGATACCGCCCGGTCATCATGTACGAGGTCAACACCCCGGCGTGCGGGTACTCGCCACGCATCCCCGAGGAGGTGATCGCAGGCAGCCGCGCCGGCTTAAACTCCAGGTGGTCCTGGTCGTCATCAAAGTCAACCTGGTTCTCCACCCCGTAAGACTTCGCCGAGTAGGGATTCACCATCAGGTAATCCGCCGTCACAAACTCGCTGATCGGCAGATCGTTTTTGACGATGTGCGAAAAGAGCGCCAGGGGCTCTCGCCCCAGACCATGACGCCCCAGCAACGCGATCTCGTTGCGGGCCTCCACGCTCAACCCCATCTCCGCCCACCACCGCCGCCCCGGGTAGTGGTTCGAGTTGAGCACGTTGTCCGGCGGGTTGCCCTGGATGAAGTAGTCGGTCAAGAAGATGTCCGCCAGACCTTCTTCCAGGCGCTCATAAAACCCCGCCTCAGCATAGAGGCCGCTCAGCACCTCATCGATCCCCTCCGCGCCGCGCGCCTCAACCTTCGCGATCTCCTCGGCGGTCGGTACCCGACTGGCCAACGTCATCGTCATTCGGCTGAGCCAGTCGAGGTCGTTCATATACTCGACCCCGGCGAAAAAGCCCTCCTCATCGAGGTCCACGCCCCCGGGACAGGGATCCGGCGCATCCAGCCGCTCCGAAAACTCCCGCAAGGTGTCAGCCTGCCAGCTCTCTGTGCCAAACACCTCGCCGCCCCCGTGAATCACCTGGCCGGTCGCCTTGAGCACCAGCAAGGACTGGTCATCAAACTCCTCCAGACGCTCGCGCCCAAACCCCGAGAGTTCATCGTAGTTGCGGGAGAGGTGATCCTCTGCGTAGAGCCGCTCGGTCGCCAACTCGAAGTCGCTGTTGACCGCACCGAATCCGTTCTCCATGTGGCAGGACTGGCACTGACGCGAGACCACGTCGGTCCAGACCTCGCGCTCAAAGAACTGCGCGTTCGACCGACAGGGCTCCTGGCCCTCCGGCGGGTTGCCGGGATGGGGGTCGGTGGGATCGCCAGGATCTCCCGGGTTCGACGGGTCACGCGGATTCGAAGGGTCCACCGGATCAAAGGGATTGGACGGGTCCTGCGGCTGATACCCGTCCCCTCCCCCGGCATCGGGGCTCGATGGTGCCTTCGACAGGTCTGGCCCCCCTTCCACGTTCAACTGCCCTTCGCAGGCACTCAAGAGCAGCGCCCCCACAACCAGGGGCCACAGCTTCATCCCGCCTACTTTTTCGCTTCTTCGCTCCATGGTACTCCTCATCGGCTCGACGCGTTGCC is a window from the Lujinxingia litoralis genome containing:
- a CDS encoding tryptophan-rich sensory protein; translated protein: MPRSLLKILALIIPPLAISLPQLAAPPGRSVGAISETFFSNVLIIPAGYAFSIWGFIYAGILTLALLQALPRFAERARYQRARLPLIVTMLFNAAWLLSWQSLLFGTSLLVIAAQLASAIWLYQAFATHRGRPDPELRQGWSLARLIRWTLGAYVAWLTIATVLNASALLVSLGWEGWGLDAVTWSVIMLVTAALIGAALRLGLDEPLVALVFIWAFIAVVLAPGQNASIQIVAGALAALFALVAPSTTRRFFVGLSRSERRRSETSASLPTIPET
- a CDS encoding histone deacetylase family protein encodes the protein MITYYNDHVRVPLPPRHRFPMAKYGMLHRRLLEEGILRPSQLLPSPALERAQLIQAHAPDYVDAFLEGRLDRRAQRAIGLPWSPALVERVRTSMGGTLHAALHAMDTSISGNLAGGTHHAHRTHGGGFCVFNDLAIAALTLLHQGILQRAAIVDLDVHHGDGSATLLASTPEIFTLSLHGQKNYPFHKPPGDLDVGLPDGCDDLTYLNALEEALDAVWNHAPELILYQAGVDPLQADSLGRLDLSLDGLRQRDLMVLAGAHARGIPVALTLGGGYAHPIELTVEAYAQTYQVARQVYGR
- a CDS encoding HD domain-containing protein, encoding MSEQEAPVLMSLSEAACAHAEGAMAATAGHDVAHLRRVHRVALRLWEVEGGDREVVEVGAWLHDLVNLPKDHPERRRASTLSAEAAVTWVGERMSPAQRALLFEAIQRHSYSAGYVPESLEAKIVCDADRLDALGAVGLMRTLETGGALGRLSFDPRDPFCQEREPDDGVFTLDHVFAKLFKLPGLLHTEAARTIAAERIEVMEHFLSALGRELGHPYRR
- a CDS encoding DUF1501 domain-containing protein; the protein is MNRRDFIKLAGMAGMTVVSPMAFGRIARAEEMNYPGPYYVMVNAIGGWDTTYLCDPKGVNGINTAYGQGEIGTIASSPIKYAPVGNNQYFFEKYASELLVINGVDMATTGHAVGERYAWTGSLENPEYPTFAALAAAAHAPNLPLSYLSYGGHDATGALLPLTRVSNVSHLKGLADPDHKEGFAHKPYHAPGAAELIQQAVDARHAAGQDHSHLPSERAARSSLFTARMGAKELSRIRDHLPTSLPRDNEMKAQAMVALAAFKAGLSVAVNLVLNGFDSHAQNDTVQLPKLQLVLDAVDFLLEEAETMGLRDQIVVVMASDFGRTPNYNSDQGKDHWAIGSMMALGPGIRGNRVLGATDEEQRPFNVNPTTLELEYEGVRLRPEHVHRALRRHAGLADHPLAGRFELKEDDLDIFS